In Spirochaetota bacterium, a single genomic region encodes these proteins:
- a CDS encoding DUF1295 domain-containing protein → MIESIVQIIVTNFASILAFFTLAWIISLIVKDASIADVFWGLGFILVALLTYILFHGYSVRAAIIVILVILWGLRLSVYIFYRKRGKGEDPRYTAMRNKNPGSFWIISLFKVFWLQGLLLTIISLSAQIGIAAESPKEILISDYIGITIWLTGFIFETVADIQLYQFIHNPANTGKVMNQGLWRYSRHPNYFGESLMWWGIFIIVIPVPYGIATIISPLLITYLLLKVSGITLLESSLKEKRPEYAEYIKTTSAFLPLPKRKL, encoded by the coding sequence ATGATTGAATCTATTGTACAAATAATTGTTACTAACTTTGCATCAATCCTTGCTTTTTTTACCCTTGCCTGGATAATAAGCCTTATAGTAAAAGATGCCAGTATAGCTGATGTATTCTGGGGATTAGGTTTTATTTTGGTGGCACTGCTTACATATATTTTGTTTCACGGTTACTCAGTACGAGCAGCTATAATTGTTATACTTGTTATTCTTTGGGGACTAAGGCTTTCTGTGTATATATTTTACCGAAAACGGGGCAAGGGTGAAGACCCTCGTTATACCGCAATGCGCAATAAAAACCCCGGTAGCTTTTGGATCATTAGCCTTTTTAAGGTATTCTGGCTTCAAGGTTTATTACTTACAATAATTTCGCTGTCAGCACAAATTGGCATTGCTGCAGAAAGTCCCAAGGAAATTTTGATTTCCGATTATATTGGAATTACTATCTGGCTAACCGGTTTTATCTTTGAAACAGTTGCTGATATCCAGCTATATCAATTTATTCATAATCCTGCCAATACCGGCAAGGTAATGAATCAAGGATTATGGCGCTACTCCCGGCATCCAAATTATTTTGGCGAATCACTAATGTGGTGGGGTATTTTTATTATAGTAATTCCCGTGCCTTATGGGATAGCAACAATTATCTCACCACTTTTAATTACTTACTTGCTTTTAAAAGTTTCAGGTATAACCCTGTTAGAAAGCTCATTGAAAGAAAAACGACCTGAATATGCTGAATACATTAAAACAACAAGTGCGTTTTTACCATTGCCAAAAAGGAAATTGTAA